The following coding sequences are from one Capsicum annuum cultivar UCD-10X-F1 chromosome 3, UCD10Xv1.1, whole genome shotgun sequence window:
- the LOC124896565 gene encoding uncharacterized protein LOC124896565 produces MRRPKKILICGIGLDEYNRISSCATAKEIWDTLQEVHEGTSQVKKSNIDVLNRKYKLFRMKEGETIQEMHTRFTSILNEIYSLSGVVPSGKTNQKLLSVLPESWERKVEAISEACNLDTLTMDELIEKLTTFELKKNQGREMTSGRK; encoded by the coding sequence ATGCGAAGgccaaaaaaaatcctaatatgTGGCATTGGTCTTGATGAGTACAATAGGATATCATCCTGTGCCACCGCAAAGGAAATTTGGGACACTCTACAAGAGGTCCATGAAGGTACCAGTCAAGTGAAGAAATCCAATATTGACGTGCTTAACAGGAAATACAAACTATTCAGGATGAAGGAGGGAGAGACTATTCAGGAAATGCATACCAGGTTCACGTCAATTCTGAATGAGATTTACTCACTCAGTGGAGTTGTTCCCAGCGGAAAGACAAATCAAAAACTTCTCAGTGTGTTACCAGAGTCATGGGAGAGAAAGGTTGAAGCAATTTCTGAAGCATGTAATCTGGACACTCTAACCATGGATGAGCTAATAGAAAAATTGACTACTTTTGAGCTCAAAAAGAATCAAGGGCGTGAGATGACCAgtggtagaaaataa